The DNA sequence TAGTCCTCTTGATCCTCTTCCTCAGCCTACTCTGGCACCCTATATCTCTGATAGTGTTTATCGCAATGATGGCTGCTTGGTTATTCCTATATTTCCTGCGTGATCAGcctctggttatagccggaagaACAATGGATGACCGTGTGGTGTTGATTGTGTTGGCGGTGGTCACGATTGTTGCCCTCTTGTTGACCCAGGCCACGCTCAACATTATCGTGTCTCTGTTGATAGGATTGGCGGTGGTGTTGGTTCATGCGTCCTTCAGGAAGACAGAAGATCTTTTCTTGGATGAAGAATCAATGGGTTCTGATGGGAATGGCCTCACACGTCCTCTCTCTGCATCTTCCTCTTAGTAGCTTACTCTCGCTTCGTCCTTCGGTTCTTCAGTCTTGGCCTCTCAGGAACACAAACGGTCTGTCAACCATTCTTCTTAGGTCACCTTTTCCTCTCTTATTTTTCA is a window from the Macadamia integrifolia cultivar HAES 741 chromosome 5, SCU_Mint_v3, whole genome shotgun sequence genome containing:
- the LOC122078148 gene encoding PRA1 family protein F3-like, yielding MTTYGTIPTGPSGVEFISTAKERIKSGLGTRRPWREMIHRYAFAVPPNVSEALVRGRTNVAYFRMNYTIIVLLILFLSLLWHPISLIVFIAMMAAWLFLYFLRDQPLVIAGRTMDDRVVLIVLAVVTIVALLLTQATLNIIVSLLIGLAVVLVHASFRKTEDLFLDEESMGSDGNGLTRPLSASSS